The stretch of DNA TACAACGCTCGTCGTGGGCGTGCTCGACCTTGCGCTCGGCCTCGAGCTTCTCGAAACAAGCCTCCGGACAGACTTCCCAGCAGCGATAGACGCCATCGCAGCGCTCGGGATCGAAAGCGATCCGCCAGCGTCTCTCTTCGAAATGGCTGCCACCCTCTGTGGGGGTGCTGCCCTCGTAGTCGAAGGTCAGGATGGCGGTCAGGAGCAGCGGGAGTCCGATGGCCACGACGATGGCCGCTGTACCGCCGCCGGCCAGGAGTGTCGCAACCAGAGCAGACGCCACACCCGCCGCCGCCAGTACAAGGCGACGGGCCCGGCCGAGGCGGTCGTAGACCGTGAACACGGCGACGGCCATCGCGGCCACGGCCGCGACCACGGGCAGCGCCCAGCCGGGACGCAGCAGCAGGGTCAGGCCGCCTAGCAAGAGCCCGATGGGCACCGCCCAGGCAGCCGCCATCTCCAGGCGCTCGCGCATCCCGAACTGCACACGACGCATCGCATCCGTCTTCTCCCCGGCCTCGAGGTAGGCCGGGAGATCCTCCAAGCGAACCGGGCCGAATGTGACCTTCCAGCGGCAGCGACGGAAGACATCGAGCGCCAGCGCGCCGGTCGCTGCGAGCTGGGGAAGAATCACGCGACGGTGCTGGACGCGATCGGCCACACCGCAGGTCTTCAGGGCCGTCACGACCTGGTGGGTCGAGAGGTGCCCGCCGGCCGCCGCGCACCAGACGTTGATGCCGCCCGAAGGCGCCACGACCACCCAGGCGTCCTGGCCCTTCAACGCGTGCATCAGCCGACGCACGGTGAGATCGTAGTTCCCGGTGAGCAAAACCGGGCTCGACGCATCGGGCTGGCCGACCGTGCGCAGGCCGGGCTCGGTGGGCCAGGGAAACAAGCGGAAGCCGGCTTGAAGCACTTCGCGCCACCAACTCATCGTTCCGGCTCCGCGACCATCACGGCCAGGCTCCCGAGCAGCCAGCGTTCCTCGGCCTGCACCGCCAGGCCAGCCACTCGCAGTTCACCGACGAGATCAGGCACGGGCCGCGAAATGGTGCCGACCAGGAGCCAGCCCAATGCGGCCTGGGGCACCCGCCAGAAGCGCTGGAGCACGCCGCGAAGGCCAGGCGCTCGCACTTCGTCCGCAACCACGACGCGCCCACCCGGGGCAAGCCGGCGGCGGGCTTCGCGGAGCACGAAGACGCGCTCACTCGCGGACATATCCGAAAGGCACAGGCTGAGGACGACGGCCTCGAAGCCCGCTTCCGGCAGGCGATCGATTTCGGCGGCCGTCTGTTCGAGCCACGTGACACCCGCCTCGGGAAGCCGCGCTTGTGCCTGCTCCAGCATCTCCGGCGCCTGATCGAGCGCGGTGACCTGCGCGCCCGCCGCCACCAGTCGGGCCGTGACCGAACCTGTGCCGCATCCGATTTCGAGAACACGATCTCCGGGTTTGCGCGCGGCGGCCGCGATCACCGCTTCGTGAAGCCGCGTGACACGCCCGAAGGTCAACAGACGCATGCCCGCGTCATAACGCTGGGGCGAGCCTTCGAGCCAACGCATCAAGGCCAGGCTGCTCATGGCGTCAGCAACCGGTGGGCGGCGTCGCGCAGCGCCCGGGCGAGTGCTTCGGCGTCGGGCAATGCGTTTGGATCGGCGAAATGTTGCAGCAGCAACCCGTCGATGGCGCCGATCAGGATCGAGGCCTGAAGCGGCGCATCGAGTTCGCGGGCCAGGCTGCCATCGGCCTGCCCCTCGGCAATGACCTCGACCAGATCGGCTCGCAGCATGCCGAAGTACGCGCCAAGCGAGGCCACATCCTCGAGGCGCAGATCCAGGATCATGCGCCCGAAGGCCGCCCAATCCGGGAAGAGCTTCGCGCACGCCGCCAGCAGCCGATCGATCCGCGCCAGCGGCGGGCCTTCGCCCTGCAGACAGCCGCGGAAGAGCAGGCGCTCCTG from bacterium encodes:
- a CDS encoding methyltransferase domain-containing protein, which codes for MSSLALMRWLEGSPQRYDAGMRLLTFGRVTRLHEAVIAAAARKPGDRVLEIGCGTGSVTARLVAAGAQVTALDQAPEMLEQAQARLPEAGVTWLEQTAAEIDRLPEAGFEAVVLSLCLSDMSASERVFVLREARRRLAPGGRVVVADEVRAPGLRGVLQRFWRVPQAALGWLLVGTISRPVPDLVGELRVAGLAVQAEERWLLGSLAVMVAEPER
- a CDS encoding TetR/AcrR family transcriptional regulator: MSKTIEVPMPKQVDPSAQRDEIRTAARRVFSQRGVRGTGLAHVADAAGMGRSSLYHYYPDKQALLADMVREMLEQERLLFRGCLQGEGPPLARIDRLLAACAKLFPDWAAFGRMILDLRLEDVASLGAYFGMLRADLVEVIAEGQADGSLARELDAPLQASILIGAIDGLLLQHFADPNALPDAEALARALRDAAHRLLTP
- a CDS encoding copper oxidase — protein: MSWWREVLQAGFRLFPWPTEPGLRTVGQPDASSPVLLTGNYDLTVRRLMHALKGQDAWVVVAPSGGINVWCAAAGGHLSTHQVVTALKTCGVADRVQHRRVILPQLAATGALALDVFRRCRWKVTFGPVRLEDLPAYLEAGEKTDAMRRVQFGMRERLEMAAAWAVPIGLLLGGLTLLLRPGWALPVVAAVAAMAVAVFTVYDRLGRARRLVLAAAGVASALVATLLAGGGTAAIVVAIGLPLLLTAILTFDYEGSTPTEGGSHFEERRWRIAFDPERCDGVYRCWEVCPEACFEKLEAERKVEHAHDERCIRCGACVVQCPKDALFFEDAEGTRIEPEVIRRFKLNLLGQRSVDAS